A single genomic interval of Chlorogloeopsis sp. ULAP01 harbors:
- a CDS encoding ABC transporter substrate-binding protein, producing MRIRTLLSLFTVFLLSLIIAVSCTPSPQTSTSNNSTAIQLGFSAWPGWFPWQVAQEQKLFAANKVNVDLKWFDGYLDSINALRAGQLNANTQTLNDTISSVAAGSDQVIVLVNDNSTGNDKIIVREGINSIADLKGKKIAAEEGTVDHFLLLLGLKKAGLTPADIQFQPLETGAAAAAFVAGQVDAVGVFAPFTTRALSRPGSKELFSSKEFPGAIPDHLVVTRQLINERPQDVQSLVNTWFATLDFMKANPEKAYEIMAKRAGVSVAEYKDYDAGTKIFTLQENLQAFSPGKSMTSLNYAAGEISKFLVETGLIKQAPNLNQIFDDRFVKAYAAKQKS from the coding sequence ATGAGAATTCGCACTTTACTATCTCTATTTACAGTCTTTTTACTCAGTCTTATTATTGCTGTCAGTTGTACACCATCTCCGCAAACCTCTACATCCAACAACTCTACAGCAATTCAACTAGGTTTTAGTGCTTGGCCTGGTTGGTTTCCTTGGCAAGTAGCCCAAGAACAAAAGTTATTTGCAGCAAACAAAGTTAATGTCGATTTGAAGTGGTTTGATGGCTATTTAGATTCCATTAATGCTCTCAGGGCAGGGCAACTAAATGCGAATACTCAAACCTTGAATGATACGATTAGCTCAGTTGCAGCAGGTTCAGATCAAGTTATCGTTTTAGTCAACGATAATTCAACTGGAAATGACAAAATTATTGTCAGAGAAGGGATTAATAGTATTGCTGATTTAAAAGGTAAAAAAATTGCTGCCGAAGAAGGAACTGTTGACCATTTTCTTTTATTATTGGGCTTAAAAAAAGCTGGTTTAACTCCAGCTGATATTCAATTTCAACCATTAGAAACAGGTGCAGCAGCAGCAGCTTTTGTTGCCGGGCAAGTTGATGCTGTTGGAGTTTTTGCACCTTTTACTACAAGAGCTTTATCACGTCCTGGCAGTAAAGAATTATTTAGTTCTAAAGAGTTTCCCGGTGCAATTCCTGACCATTTAGTTGTCACTCGCCAACTAATTAATGAACGTCCGCAAGATGTGCAATCTTTAGTGAATACTTGGTTTGCCACTTTAGATTTTATGAAAGCAAATCCAGAAAAAGCTTACGAAATTATGGCGAAAAGAGCTGGGGTTTCGGTTGCAGAATATAAGGATTACGACGCAGGCACTAAAATCTTTACTTTACAGGAGAATTTGCAAGCTTTTAGTCCTGGTAAAAGCATGACATCCTTGAACTATGCTGCTGGAGAAATTAGCAAATTTCTTGTAGAAACTGGCTTGATTAAACAAGCACCTAATCTTAATCAAATCTTTGACGATCGCTTTGTCAAAGCCTATGCTGCAAAACAGAAATCATGA